A genomic stretch from Clavelina lepadiformis chromosome 5, kaClaLepa1.1, whole genome shotgun sequence includes:
- the LOC143459541 gene encoding plasma membrane ascorbate-dependent reductase CYBRD1-like: MATSEAKNRTAFWIFFGFFQILGIFSIVIFVVWECFFNKGFAWDDRNRQFAIHPLVMVLSMVVLYGQGSLTYRVVTCMNRSKVKILHLVIMGIALVLAVFGVVTVFIYHHHMNYGDMYTLHSWCGMMTVASFALQFFLGMGILLFKGVDGNLKRSYLSLHRYGSLAILAMVGASVVSGVIDDIYLCMSNKSYRDLKLHAVVLNVMGLTSLIAVLNLMYLLYRDDWKRNASNRSGSPEGDVPAQETRPRAPSNDDNFPPPPDYPPPPKETTSLLRNQ; encoded by the exons ATGGCCACCTCTGAAGCGAAAAATAGGACGGCATTCTGGATATTTTTTGGATTCTTCCAA ATCTTGGGAATTTTCTCCATCGTCATATTTGTCGTTTGGGAATGCTTCTTCAACAAAGGATTTGCTTGGGATGACAGAAACCGGCAGTTCGCCATTCATCCTCTGGTCATGGTACTGAGCATGGTGGTCCTATACGGCCAAG GTTCCTTGACCTATCGAGTAGTAACGTGCATGAACAGGTCAAAGGTCAAAATACTTCATCTGGTCATAATGGGAATTGCGCTTGTGTTGGCTGTGTTTG GTGTGGTCACTGTTTTTATCTACCACCACCACATGAACTACGGTGACATGTACACCCTACACAGCTGGTGTGGAATGATGACTGTAGCTTCATTTGCCTTGCAG tttttCCTCGGCATGGGAATACTGCTCTTCAAGGGAGTTGATGGAAATTTAAAGCGTTCTTACTTGTCCTTGCATCGATACGGGTCGCTTGCAATACTAGCTATGGTCGGCGCCAGTGTCGTTAGTGGGGTGATAGACGACATTTATCTATGCAT GAGCAATAAGTCTTATCGTGACCTCAAACTTCACGCTGTCGTCCTCAACGTGATGGGACTTACTTCGCTTATTGCTGTCCTCAACCTGATGTACCTTCTCTACCGGGACGACTGGAAAAGAAACGCTTCGAACCGGTCAGGCTCTCCTGAAGGGGACGTCCCCGCACAAGAAACTAGGCCAAGAGCTCCATCTAACGACGACAATTTTCCTCCGCCACCGGATTATCCACCTCCCCCAAAGGAAACCACGTCATTACTACGTAATCAATAG